In the genome of Cronobacter malonaticus LMG 23826, one region contains:
- the atzF gene encoding allophanate hydrolase, with protein sequence MSQSSPLFTPLTLAEWRREYQDDPTRITEIYSAAFTDEENNDPAWITRASSSYLEAQIAPLLAAIKEGKSLADFPLFGVPFAVKDNIDVAGLPTTAACPAFAYTPQEDATVVAKLKAAGAIVLGKTNLDQFATGLVGTRSPYGAVPNTFNPAYVSGGSSAGSASTVARGLVAFALGTDTAGSGRVPAGFNNIVGLKPTKGWLSNRGVVPACRLNDCVSVFALSAADAFQVASLAGGYDAADAYSRANPRTAPARLPAQPRFAVPDAPEFYGDTHSEAAYRQSLTRLEALGATLVPVDFTPFRTLAEQLYQGAWVAERTVAVGEMLNEPPEVMDPTVRGIVEGGLKYTACDAWQAEYTRAALARQIAQVLETVDALVVPTSPTIHTLDEMKAEPVRYNSHFGYYTNFTNLADLCALALPGDFRNDGLPAGITLIAPAWHDAALAQFGALWQQAVPLPLGATDKALPAAEPFAPSPHHVRLAVVGAHLRGMPLNHQLTTRDAVFIEETTTAADYRLYALANTTPPKPGLARADSGQPIAVELWDIPLARFGEFVAEIPSPLGIGTLTLADGRAVKGFICEPQALVSATDITEWGGWKAWLARHQSA encoded by the coding sequence ATCACCCGCGCCAGCTCGTCGTATCTGGAAGCCCAAATTGCGCCATTGCTGGCGGCCATCAAAGAAGGCAAAAGCCTCGCGGATTTTCCGCTCTTCGGCGTGCCGTTCGCGGTGAAAGACAATATCGATGTCGCCGGTTTGCCCACCACCGCCGCCTGTCCGGCGTTTGCGTACACGCCGCAGGAGGACGCCACCGTTGTGGCGAAACTCAAAGCCGCCGGGGCCATCGTGCTTGGCAAAACCAATCTGGATCAGTTCGCGACAGGCCTGGTCGGCACCCGCTCGCCCTACGGCGCGGTGCCGAACACCTTTAACCCAGCTTATGTCAGCGGCGGCTCCAGCGCCGGCTCGGCGTCCACGGTGGCGCGCGGGCTGGTCGCTTTCGCGCTCGGCACCGACACCGCAGGCTCCGGGCGCGTCCCGGCCGGGTTTAATAACATTGTCGGCCTCAAACCCACCAAAGGCTGGCTGTCAAACCGCGGCGTGGTGCCCGCGTGCCGCCTGAACGACTGCGTTTCCGTTTTCGCGTTAAGCGCCGCCGATGCCTTTCAGGTGGCGAGCCTCGCAGGCGGTTATGACGCCGCTGACGCGTACTCGCGTGCCAACCCGCGCACCGCGCCCGCCCGCCTGCCCGCACAACCTCGCTTTGCGGTGCCTGACGCCCCCGAATTTTATGGCGATACCCACAGCGAGGCGGCATACCGCCAGAGCCTGACGCGCCTCGAAGCGCTCGGCGCGACGCTGGTGCCGGTCGATTTCACGCCGTTTCGCACGCTTGCGGAGCAACTCTATCAGGGCGCCTGGGTCGCCGAGCGCACCGTCGCGGTGGGCGAGATGCTCAATGAGCCGCCGGAGGTGATGGACCCGACCGTACGCGGCATCGTGGAAGGCGGCCTGAAATACACGGCCTGCGACGCCTGGCAGGCGGAATATACCCGCGCCGCGCTCGCGCGCCAGATTGCGCAGGTGCTGGAGACCGTGGATGCGCTGGTTGTGCCTACATCGCCCACCATTCATACGCTTGATGAAATGAAAGCAGAGCCGGTGCGCTACAACTCGCACTTCGGCTACTACACCAATTTCACTAACCTCGCGGATCTCTGCGCCCTGGCGCTGCCGGGTGACTTCCGCAACGATGGCCTGCCGGCTGGCATTACGCTTATCGCGCCCGCGTGGCATGACGCGGCGCTGGCGCAATTCGGCGCGCTCTGGCAGCAGGCGGTGCCACTGCCGCTCGGCGCAACGGATAAAGCGCTGCCTGCGGCAGAACCGTTCGCGCCATCGCCGCACCACGTGCGCCTTGCGGTCGTCGGCGCGCACCTGCGCGGCATGCCGCTCAACCACCAGCTCACCACCCGCGACGCGGTGTTTATCGAAGAGACCACCACGGCGGCGGACTATCGCCTTTATGCGCTCGCCAACACCACGCCGCCGAAGCCCGGGCTTGCGCGTGCAGACAGCGGGCAGCCCATCGCGGTGGAGCTGTGGGATATCCCGCTCGCGCGCTTCGGGGAGTTTGTCGCGGAGATCCCGTCGCCGCTCGGTATCGGCACGCTGACGCTCGCCGATGGCCGCGCGGTAAAAGGCTTTATCTGCGAACCGCAGGCGCTCGTGAGCGCCACCGACATCACGGAATGGGGCGGCTGGAAAGCCTGGCTTGCCCGCCACCAGAGCGCCTGA